Genomic DNA from Echeneis naucrates chromosome 14, fEcheNa1.1, whole genome shotgun sequence:
CCCTGGAGCTGACGTACACATGCCTGTGTTTCCTACTGTCTGTGCATCAACCCGAGAACATGGCATCCCTTAGCACCATGGCAGGACATAAACCGCACACAGAGCCGCCAACATGCACGCGTGATCTGTGTGATCATCTGCTGTGGCTCAGTAGGAAATTGACGGACAATTTTGGATGAGAATACTTAAAATCTTCAGTGCAGACGCACAGAGAATCAACTTGTTTAAATCTTTCATTAAATCAacagtatttgtattttcataGAACCTGAAATTCCCAAAAGAATGAAAGCAGAGCATTTTACATATACCAAAGCACATCTTCAGAGATGTTTTTACTAGTTTAATGGTATGAGCATTTGAAAGCAGTGTAAATAAAGTAGGGGCATGGGGCAGTTCTTTGCAGTGAGCTTCATAGATGTAGAGTTTTCTTCACGGGGCAGATGATTAGGCAGGTGGGCACTCcgctgcagattaaaaaaaaagtcagtcgTGCATAATGTTACTaatgtcacatttttcacatgaaGCCTCTTCAGTTGTTGTAATTACCATTTTTTGGAAGGAAAGCAATGTTTTCAGGCAGGATGCCAGTGTCCAACGAGAACTGCCTGAACTTCTCCAGCAGGTCAGGGCTGAGTTCATCTCCGCGGCCTGTCAAAGCACATCCTATTAACACGTAGTAACATGCACTGACTGGCCAGAGAGCAGCATCATGGGAAAAGACCCCTTTACCATATAGTTTGTTGACGATGGTGTTGTCGCTCCCTTTGGTCTTGATGGTGTGAGTCAAGGCATACTCGTCATACTTCACATCAACCATGCTCATGTAGTTCTGATTGCCCCAGCCTGAAGGGAGGGAAGTATATCATGTGAAAGCAGAAATATTGCTGATGGTTCAGTTGTGCGTGTTGCGTGCTCCTGTGTGTCTGCACGGTATGATGTGAGTGTGGGGGTGTACTCACGCTCACTTGTGTATGTAAACTTTCCAGGCACATCAGTCTTCTTCGCCAGGTTGTTCATTCTCCAGCAAGAGCCGTCTTGGCTGCAAAGACACCAACGAAATATGATTAACTGCAatccctcatctctctctctctctttttttttttttttttttcgaaatCTCCTGTCTTCCCGGCCGCCCTCCCTCACTCACGAGAGGCTGGCGTATGACATGTCAAGGTCCCCATCAGCAGTTGGGATTAACATAATTGTCCCCATCTTCATGCTAGCTCTGCGGTTGACGAACCACTGGGCATTAGTGGCAAATCCAATCAGGTACCACTTCCCTGCCATCTGTGGGCACAAAGCAGGCAGGTTAGCAGTGTTCTGGGTAAAACCAGGTCCAAGAGATACCCAGCAAGGACACAGCTGCTGAGACGCTCCAATGCATTTCAATTCTGGTTAAAATGCATTCATGGAGCAAACAAAGTattgaaaaagaatgaaatggtAGGTCCAAATGATTACTCAATATTTCCTTCTGCAAATGTCTTCCCTACTTGGACAGATGCAAGTATGCAACAAATTCAACTTCCACAGCTTGCATAAGCTGCATTTTGCATAGTgaggaaatacaaacaaatgtaaacCATTGATCCAGAGCAAAAGAGTCTATTTAAGCCAATTTTGCATTCTGCATTAGCCTAAAATTATGTCTTTTGACTTGATGAATTAACGTGTCCCCTATCACACAGCATGCATGCTGTCTCCAGAAACACATGCTCCAACTGCACACAAGCAAATTGCATGTGCAATGAATCTATattgtgattaaaatgaaaagagatggTAATGTGTCTCACCCCCTGCAAATTGAAGTCTGGCTGTGGCATAATCTCAGAAGAAACCATCAAGGAGCAGAACATCGCTCCCAGCGCAATCAGAAGGAGAGTCATGTTGCCTGTGGAGGCAGCTGCAGGAGGCAGGATGGAACGTGGGTGAAGATTTGGAGGTCTGTTGCTGAAGTTCTGCCCGACAACCCTTTATATAGGGGAGAATGAGGTTACCATTTCCCTCCCAgccagcgcacacacacacacacacaaacgctggAGCTGGGATGGGTTCAAACGTGTAAAGCTCCACATAAACACAGGTACAGTCCTGCAGCCACAAGGTATGCTAAGTCCTGCCAGGACAGACTTCAATCAACTGTATGAAAGGTGAGTTTGTGACAGTAGCTTGACAGGCAGGAGAGAAAATAGCCTAGAAATGACATAATCACATAACCTAAAGAAGGATGGGCAGAGGTGATATCCTGTGTGACAGTATTTCCACACATTTGGACATGAACTTTAAAAGAGCTGCTACCAAAAGTGGTAAACAAAGCTGTGGCTGACCTCCAGTGCTTTCTGTGGCAGGGAGACCACAGAATCAAACTCAACAGTCAGCAGTTGCCATAGCAAAACAAGTGACAACACAAATGCCCTTGCAGATTGGATTCCTAATCACGCAACACCATGTGGTGAAGTGAAATGCTTTCCTGGGAAGCTGGGAAACTCTTTCATGGCTTTAAATCAGCATGTATTTCCCCCTTCTCATTCGTCTTACAGGAGGaaacatatatataaagatatatatGTCCCAGTTCTGGCCCTCGTTGTACGTATGGCCTTCACTGGCTGATAGTCAATGGTGAGTTCACTTGGTATCAGCTGAACAATGGAATTGACATGAAGTGTAATTTGACCTCATCACATAATACGGCCGAAAGTCCCAGAACAGCTTGGCTACTAAATGGACCGTGATGTGAGATTGTTAGATTGTTAGACTTTTCCTGCAGCGTCTGCTGCCGCTGCCGACCAGCTACCACCCACGTTATATAACTGCTGCTAACCTCCTTTCACAGACCAGCAACTTTTTAAGATCATTCACATTTCACGCGTTGGTTGACCTTCTCTCCGCTGTCGGATGGCTAAATAAGCAGATCTTTTCAGGCAGTTCAACACAATACCAAGCTGttatgaaaatgtcacagacatGTTAAGAGTCCAGTCTGACTGTCCTTAGCTTCCATTAGCAGAGATGTGTCCTGTCTGGCTCCTGTGTCTGCTGGCTGTCCAGGCCCAGAGGACACTCAGAGGGggctaaaacagcagcaggctggACGAAGTTATCCACCGAATGTTTGGTCAATCTGCCATGACTGAAGTGCACTGGAACAAAATGTTACAAAGAGTAATGCCGAAGGCTACATGATGGACAGATAGTTGTGTGTAATGTGTTGTAGCGCTTATAAATAAACAGTACATCCTAAAAACGATCAGTTCCAACcacttttccacattttatcATGTTGTTGCAGCTTCATGTTAAAAATGGATTTCTGCTTGGTAATTTACAAAGTGCACACAACTTGCCTGTTCTGAGGACATGCAATGTGtcagaacacaacacaatctgGTCTTAGTTTGAATACATGGCTAAACTATAAGGTCTTTCCTTTGCTGCACAGCTTCAGATATAAATCAAAAAGTGCTGATGAGATGAATTAGTCTAATGAGTTGGAAACCGACCAGTGCAGGCAGACACATGCCGCAGAACAGGAATTCCACTGTCCTGCATACCTCGCCAGTTTAAACAGGTTTGTtctgagaaaacaaatatttaaggTAATGTGCCAGGAAAATGCTACtgtcacatttttacatttaatgagtCCCTCAATCAgaactctgcagctgctgaaatcaCCTGCTTACTGCGGTTAGTCACACTGGAAATGCATGTATGTATCATATTTAATATGAAATGTCATTCATATTTTGATAAGCTGTTGATTTATTGGGCAGCAGCTGTAGATCTGATGGGGTTGTATGCAGTGTGTTTGATCCCCAGCTCTTCCAGGTGCATTTCTATGTGAGAGAATAAAGTTAAGACTAGAAATTAATTATAATCATGCAGTATATGTAGAAAAGCATTGAATTGCAAATATttgcaagaagaaaaagaaaagtggaaactGTATATGCTAGAAGATGAATTTCTTGTTTTCTAACCTGATCTTTACTGTTCACAGAGAGAGTTGGACTGAATGGCTTGTTAACTGCTCATTTCCCCACGCAGTTATAGTCTTTCAGCGGAGGCATCTACTCTGCTCATCTACAGAGGAAAAGAGTTtgaaggcaaacacacacacacacacacacacacgagggGAAAGTAATTGAAATGAGTCATATGTGGTGAGTCATGTTCATAGTGTCAGAGTGCAGCAGTGGTTTGGCATCGGGGAAGGAGGAAGGCAGAAGTGTCCTGCGCACGGTCTCAAATCTGACTTTAGACTGTGAAATGATTTCTTGTTGATTGGCTGATATCAGCCCTGCTGTTGGCCTGACGGTGGAGCTACAGGACCATTCAGGGATTCAGTGTTTGCTCTTGGGGCATGTGTGAAATTTCTGTCCTCTGCCCTAAAAATTCCTTGACTTGGACAGTTTTGAAGGTCAAAGAGAAATTTTCAGTGAACAATGAGATTGAAAAGATCATTGCATGCCCatcaaaatcatttcaaatgattttacTACAGTCTGATCAGTGCTCGGTTACAAGGTTTTGCTTTGAGCCAAAACTCTAAAAAGACAGACTGACATTGTTATTAGATGTTAAAAGTAGCCAGGCACAGCAGAGACCATGAACCTATGTTGAGGGAATTTGATGTTGGAGCTGCAccatattattatatttaaaattctaTAAAATAAGTTCAGGAAGAGATGGAAACTGATTTAGGTCAGTAGAATGAAGTCTCAGAAGTTGCCACAAAACACCTGATTTGCATGTTTGTATCTCAATAATCCAACTCAACCTTCTTGGAAACAGTTGTATCAGAATTATGGGTCAAAATATTCATCATAGTGTTGCACTGTCTGAAATATACACAGCAATATAATCACATGGCTGCACGTGAAACTGAAACTGGAAactagaataaaataaaataggaaagaaaagaaagtgttttgtcGGAAAGTACGATGTTGCGATCAGCTCACCATCCCACAGTTAGGGCAGGTGAAACGGCACTGATGTAACATATTATTATTGAAACTGAGATTATGTGAAATGGTGTGAGATGTAATACAAAACGAGTTGTGGGAAATGCACAGTTTGCCCTGAGGGCGGCACCACAGGAGAGAGTGTTGAACCAAGCATAACACCAGCAGTAAGCAGTAATGGGAAGTGGAGACGCAAATAAACCTTTCAGCTGAATCATTTCAATGGAGgaaatgtattgatttaaaCTGTACCATCGATCATTTCACTAGATGTTCATTATGAGACTTGATTATGGGAATTATAGGGACGTGTATGGAGGGAATCACAGCAGTCCAACAATCTCCGAACTCAGTGTGAACACACTATACTTTGGGAAAGGTGATAGAAATTTTAACATTGTACTTTTTAATATATATGAGgtttcatattaaaaacaaataatatctgtatttgtatttttgtctttgaactTGTATGTCTGGACACCACCCACTCCAacagaaagcagaggaaaaacatcaaTAGGTTTTAAAAAATCAATGATGCAGAACTCTCCAGGGGAAAATATGGAGTAAAACAGGGGAAACTACATTGTCTCGGGCAGAGCTGTAAAGAGGACTACTGCCAGAAGTTATTATCGCATATGCCAAACACAATAACACGTTTAACATTTTACTTTCAGAGCAGCGAGGTTGGATCTCAGCCTGAAAAATTAACAGTACAGTTTACAGATGAAAATACAACCAGTCAGCAGACAGGAGGTGGACGAGCTGAGATGAGCCACAGAGGACTTACACCTGTTCCTGCGGCGCCACCCTATGGCCAAAATGACTCCCTGGACCTTGATGTTTCCAGTTTTTTGTCcacccagcagttttccttccTGCACTTTAATGACCATTAGTGCTTGTAGAAGTAAAAGCCTGGTGATTGTTCTTTTAGTTTAACACAACAGAGTACCCTCTCATTTACTGCAAGGTTGATATCCATTAGTGACATGTGGTCATAAACATGTTAAAGTCCGTCAGATAATAAGAATTCTGTTCACTCTGTGCAGAAAGAGGAAATATGTAAGGTAGCATGGCAGTGCATACAGCTTTTTCCACGAGGAGACGGATGTGTTACAAAGTCTAGGTAACTGCAAAAACTGTATTTGTTCCTTTTAAAGCAGTAACCAGAAGATTCTTATATTCCCCAGAAATGTGTTCTTAGTTAAAAGAagttttgatgttgttgtttttttttaagatactGAAATACAATAAACTCATCAGCTGATATTACACTGCTTACAATACATGAGTAAAGTTTCCTGTTCTGTTTTCATGATGTAACCAGAAAGTATATTGTGAAACTAAACCAAGTCGGTGAGGTTGGATTGAGGAGAAACGGTGGCATCTGTCATGGTGAGGAACTCAACCCAGTTCTGATAGAAGCCACGGGAATACTCTTCGGTGTCGATGACGAGTCCCCACAGGCGGCTCTGGCCCGTTTTGTTCCTCAGAGCCAGCTGAGCCTCCCGCTCCGTCACATTGAAGCTGATATTCAGCACTTGCACCACTAACAGGTAAAGCAGTCCAGCTGTGACGATGCTGCTGTACCAGGCGCAGGTGAAGCAAAGTGCTGTGCTGCAGACacaaaggaaggaggagaacaACATCACACATCCATTTGCAGCACAGGGCTCAAAGAGAAAGActtcatatttttcacattttaactgtATCGCTTAGTAAGAACCAAGCTTAGCTCACAGTCACTGTGGCTGAGAGGACAGTTTGCATAAAGAAAGCTGTACCTTGACTGGCTGTAGACGCCGGGGCAGTAGAACAGAGCTGTCATGAGATGCTGCCGAGGACACAGGCTGCAGAGCACCAGTCTGATCCCGTACAGGGAGGTCAGCACGAACACACCGAGGGTCAGCAGGAAGCTGCGGTGGTTTCTCTGTCCGACACAGCTGTTTATCCTGTAACGCctcaacaccaacacacaccaccAGGTACCAGTCAGACccaaactgacaaaaacaccTGCTGATTAATATTTGCATTATTCTTTTGCCCTTTAGCCCTTTAACCTGTTGCAGACAACAGCATCTCAATTGAACAGTTCTGCGTCAGGTGTTAAGTTTATCAGGATATAAAACTGGCATCTTCTTTTATGGTCTTGGCAGCATGCACTGCAGGAAGACATCTCAGCCTGCCAAAGCACAAAATTAGAtaataaaacagctgtttgagGCAGCGACGGCCTTTTGCTCCTGGTTGCCCTGGGATGAACCCCAAAGTGCCTGCTTTCTACTTTAAACTCACATTGGAGGATGTTTTGGTTGAGAGCAGTTTtcacttcacacacatacaaccaAACTTATCTGAATATATAGATACAACCTTGGGTAAGGGGGAAAAGTatgctttctgtttgtttgtttgtttgtttgcttgtttttttgatAAATGTAATGAGTGGTTACTGTtgaacaaacacatttgctCCTGCTGAATAGTATGAATGTGTCTGCTTATTAGTGCATGAAAAGGTCGGACACATTCAGGCTATTATGGAGCAGCAGTAGGTCAGGCCTTGGGTGTATGGTCAAATTATTAATGTGAATCTTTCCCATTTTTCTCAGAAAGGTTTCccaggaggaacaggaggaggagtctTTGTCTTTGCTGAAGATGTGAATGCTTGTGTGTAATTACAAGACATAAACCTCACCCATTATAACTCACTATCCACTTTCATGATCTGGTGCATAGAGTCGATGTTTGGATGTATGAAGGACTTATACACACATACGTTAAATCCAACCCACCAGACACAGTGGTGGTCCAGACGCAGGACGCAGGATCCGCATGTCCGACAGTGTCCAGCACGTGGGGGCCGCATTATTTTGCATACAGGACATTTGCTCCATTTTCCTGTCAGGGTGGCCTGTGTGGCTTgtggctctgctgctggttgGATAGATCCATTAAGGTGTGCAGAGTCTTTGTCAGCTTCCTGAATTTGACTGTGTGTCTCAGGAAGGGAAGCGGTAACAAACCCTGGACCTCTCTTGGTGTGAACAAGAAAGCCGATTGTGAGGATCATCCCAGCGGTCACAGTACATACCTGCAGGTGGCTAACACCCCCACGGGGCAAAATCTCTGTGATGAAGAGGTAGTACATGTAGGCCAGAGAGTAGAGTGCAagagtgaggaagaagagggtgCGTCTCCTCCTTCGGTGCGTGGCATAGTAGTACCACAGGACCAGGCCCGGCAGAGTTGTCAGGATGGTGATGCCCAGCAGGTAGTGCAGCGCTGCAACCCAGAGCAGGAGAGGTAGCAGCACCAGGACGGGGATCATTGAGATCTCCAGGTTGTCAATCACGGTCCCAAGAACTTGAGACTGACatccatttttgtttggtttgtctttGAGCCACCTAAACAGGACAGCAGTCATCAGGTCCCAATTACAAACTGTTGCTCTTTTCAGtgatagaaaatgttttttttttcaagcactCTAAAACCAGATCCCTCAggatttttattcaaaaaataatgctgctgtTGTAAATTCATGATTTTCATTGTGGTTAACGTTGATGATAAGATTAGTCTTTCTTATTTACTTACATGGGATCTGGGAGAGGTGTGTTATACTCAGACCCAGACTAACTCTGGTCCCTATTTCTGTTGTGCTTTTGTGGGTCTCATCAGTCAAGTTTGCGGCTCatcaaactgttgaaaaaaTCAACCCAGCATGGAGCTCTCAGGCTTCTTGGAGCATTTGTTAAATTTGACTTAGTTCTAATCACTGGCTCTGTCTTGGTAACAAGATATTACTGAGGGCAACCTTTAAAACTGGGAATAAACTGAGGTCATTTGAACAAAAGTgctatttaataataaataacatttgagTCAGGCATCACTAGACTTCTTTTACTTTCCGGTTTTTACAGCACCTCAGTATAATATAGTGGCCCTTTTTCATCACGCCCTTCATACCTGTTGAAGGCTTCATCCAGATCTTCACAGTCACAGCAACATCCGTACTGGTAGATATCACATTCACAGCAACACATAGGATCATCTGGCTCTGGAGGCTTTAACTTCTCCCATTTCATTATGGCTGGCAAAAGATGACTGATGTTTACAGGCTGTTATTTTAACACAGAAGGCCAGCAGTTGTGGCCTTCACAACTGTGAAGGTGGTGCACTGTGCTGCACAGCAATGCTCACCACAAAgaggtttttattcatttccgTTTTTCTTATAATGGTGTGTATTATTTTTCCACCAAAACCTAAACATACAgatggcagacacacactcacactcatttaACACTCACTGAGCTCTCCCTAAACTGagtaaagacagaaaagcaCGAAACCTGTCATAAACCTGACACAGGACTTACTTCACAAGACTCGCAGAGCAAAAAGACATGTGACAACAGCAAACATGTGCCCGGAGTAAATATGATATGAAAATGGATCTAAATTGGCAGCAATAATgctactatttttttttctgactatAGTCGCATTGATCCTCTAAAAACAAAGCGGTTTACAcaatatttataaatatgaaGATATTATTCAAGTTGTTATTATACCTTACTGGGCCCAACCTGTCCTGTAACTTAATCTAACacgtttttgtgtttgtaataaaaaatgtatcagcTCCATAATCAGAGAACGCTCGGTACCGTTTCATCCCCCAAGAgcttcaaatgtaattttttgaAACAAGGCCACTgtgtccacagggacaaactaaCTGGGGCAACAAACCGAAGTCCTCAACACAGAGATGGAACTGAGTTATTGTCACTATAAGTTACTACTTAATGTTGGAAGTTGGTATATGGAGCCTGATTTGTATTGATACAGGtattaacagaaaaacattttccatttcagtgagcttattatctattatctatCTACCAATAATCAATATGAAtttcaaagaaattattttgaattagTTCTCTATTGTCTTACCTTTTGTCTCTGCAACAAATACATAAAACCACCAAAACACGTTGGCTGAATAGTCAGTGACTCTTTCCAAGCAAAAGTTATGTGATCTTCATCAAGAGAATGAGTCCTTGTCAGCAACCTCCTGCTGTGAGTGAccgagaaagaaaaaagaaaacgggAGCTGTGGTCCTCATCCGTCATTTatgttgaaaaaagaaattggcAGGTTTGTGCTGTGGTGGTGCTGCGACGACCCTGAATCAGTGCAGTGGGATGGTTTTCATTTCTTGGATTCCCACGGTTGAAGTGTCCCGGCAGAAGGCAACTCAGATTCCTCCCGACAAGTGGTTTGATACGGTGTTGTGTGTGCCAGCTCACTTTCCCAAAGACTATCTTCCTCACATATCAATAAATAGCTCACAAGTTGTTCTCTGGCATACTCAGCCTACTTCTGTTTTATGGCTGCTATCAGTTACTATTTTAGGTTTTAATTCTGACATGCCTGGTAAATATAGGTGCTACCTCAACTCGTTGAGGTACCAGAGGGCCAGGGTGCCTTCATTCCTCCTCACACGCTATGTTGAGGTGTTCAAAAGCTGCTACAGCCG
This window encodes:
- the LOC115054336 gene encoding lipocalin, with product MTLLLIALGAMFCSLMVSSEIMPQPDFNLQGMAGKWYLIGFATNAQWFVNRRASMKMGTIMLIPTADGDLDMSYASLSQDGSCWRMNNLAKKTDVPGKFTYTSERWGNQNYMSMVDVKYDEYALTHTIKTKGSDNTIVNKLYGRGDELSPDLLEKFRQFSLDTGILPENIAFLPKNAECPPA
- the zdhhc23a gene encoding palmitoyltransferase ZDHHC23-A, with amino-acid sequence MKWEKLKPPEPDDPMCCCECDIYQYGCCCDCEDLDEAFNRWLKDKPNKNGCQSQVLGTVIDNLEISMIPVLVLLPLLLWVAALHYLLGITILTTLPGLVLWYYYATHRRRRRTLFFLTLALYSLAYMYYLFITEILPRGGVSHLQVCTVTAGMILTIGFLVHTKRGPGFVTASLPETHSQIQEADKDSAHLNGSIQPAAEPQATQATLTGKWSKCPVCKIMRPPRAGHCRTCGSCVLRLDHHCVWINSCVGQRNHRSFLLTLGVFVLTSLYGIRLVLCSLCPRQHLMTALFYCPGVYSQSSTALCFTCAWYSSIVTAGLLYLLVVQVLNISFNVTEREAQLALRNKTGQSRLWGLVIDTEEYSRGFYQNWVEFLTMTDATVSPQSNLTDLV